Proteins from a single region of Streptomyces sp. Tu 3180:
- a CDS encoding SigE family RNA polymerase sigma factor — protein MDAEAEESFREFVANRSSALLRTAVLLSGGDRHAGEDLLQNALVKAAGRWHRIDEPEAYVRQVLYRQQISRWRLKWRARELSVAEPPDVGADGEASAAAELRLLMRGALARLTARQRTVLVLRYFEDLPEAEVARVLGCSVGTVRSTTHRSLARLRALAPELSALGPAGGERRPSGDYPPVEVRS, from the coding sequence ATGGATGCCGAAGCCGAGGAGAGTTTCCGGGAGTTCGTGGCGAACCGGTCGTCCGCACTGCTGAGGACCGCGGTCCTGCTGAGCGGCGGCGACCGGCACGCGGGCGAGGACCTGCTCCAGAACGCGCTGGTCAAGGCGGCGGGCCGCTGGCACCGGATCGACGAACCCGAGGCCTACGTCCGGCAGGTCCTCTACCGGCAGCAGATCAGCCGCTGGCGTCTGAAGTGGCGCGCACGCGAACTGAGCGTGGCCGAGCCCCCGGACGTCGGTGCCGACGGGGAGGCCTCGGCCGCCGCCGAACTGCGCCTGCTGATGCGCGGCGCACTGGCCCGGCTCACCGCGCGGCAGCGCACCGTGCTGGTGCTCCGCTACTTCGAGGACCTGCCCGAGGCCGAAGTGGCCCGCGTCCTGGGCTGCTCGGTCGGCACCGTGCGGTCCACCACCCACCGCTCCCTGGCCCGGCTGCGAGCCCTCGCACCCGAACTGAGCGCCCTCGGCCCGGCCGGAGGCGAGCGGCGGCCCTCCGGTGACTACCCGCCCGTGGAGGTGCGGTCGTGA